The genomic segment TTCTCTTGCCAGCCAGCCTGGCACTGCTGGGCTCGGCCCCGGTTTTCTCTCAGCAAGACCCGCTGACCCTGAGCGCGGGCTACTCAGTGCAGACCGACAGCAACCTCTTTCGCCTGCCCTCCAGCGCCAACCTGCAAAACACCATCGGCAAAAGCAGTGCTGCTGAAACCATCGGCGTCACCACCGTCGGGCTGGGGTTCAACACCCGCCAGAGCCTGCAAACGCTGGCCCTCAACCTGAACCTGGTGGACTACAGCTATCAAAATTTCAGCTACCTCAGCTTCACCGCCAACAACTACAACGCTTCTTGGGAATGGGCTATTACCCCCAAAGTGACCGGCAAATTCAGCACCGACCGCAAAGAAACGCTCAATAGTTTTACGGACTCCACCAACGTCAAACAACGCAACCTGCGGCTGGATACCACCACCCGCTTTGACGCCAGCTACGCGCTCGACGGGCCATGGCGCCTGATTGCAGGTGCCAGCACCACCCGCCAAGAAAACCAAGCCGGTCTGGTCACCGGCAGCGACTTCACCACCAACGCGATAGACGGCGGCGTGCGGTATCAATTTGCTACCGGCAGCTCTTTGAGCTACCTGATGCGCACCAACAAGGGCAGCTACCTCAACCGGGCAGTGCCCAACACTGGCGCGTTTGACGACCAATACACCCAGCTCGACAACGACCTGCGCCTGCGCTGGCTCATGGGCACAGGCAGCACGGTCAACGCTAACCTGACCCACATCAACCGCACCCACCCCCGCTACGGCCAGCGTGACTACAACGGCTTTAATTTCGGCGCCGGTGTCGACTGGGCCCTGACCGGCAAAACCAGCCTCAGCACCAGCATCAGCCACACGCTCGACGCCTATGCCGCCAGTAACAGTAACTACAGCAGCACAGACAAAATCAGTGTGTCGGCCGGCTGGCAAATCAGCCCCAAAGTCGGCTTGCGCCTGAAAAACGACTGGGCACAGCGCAGCTACTTGGGCAGCCCCAGCACCACTGCCAGTAGCAACCGCCAAGACATTACCCGTGACACCACCTTGTCTGTGAACTGGCAGGCCCACGAACAACTGGCCTTAAGCGCATCCCTGCAACAAAGCAGCCGTGGCGTGAACCAAGCCAACCTCGATTACGACAGCACCATGCTGTTTTTTACCGCACAACTCACCTACTAACCGGACCGCACCATGAACACCACACGCTTTACCGCCACCGTGTTGGCAGCCGCCATCGCCCTGACCCTGGTCGCCTGCGGCGACAAAAAAGACACCAAAGTAGCCACCCAGGTAGCCGCCAAAGTGGGCAGCGAAGAAATCTCGGTGCACCAGATCAACCAGGTTCTGAGCCGCACCAACACCAGCGGCGCCAACCCCGAGCAAGTGCAAGCCATGAGCCGCGAAGTGCTCGAGAAGCTGATCGACCAACAACTCGCTGTCGACCAAGCCACCGAGAACAAACTCAACCGCTCACCCGACGTGGTGTCCCAGATCGAGGCCGCCCGCCGCGACATCCTGGCCCGTGCCTATATCCAGCAACTGAGTGCCGGCGTGGCCAAGCCCAGCCCCGAAGACATCAAAAACTACTACACCAGCAACCCCCAGCTGTTCAGCGAGCGCCGCATTTTCAATGTGCAAGAAATCGTGGCGCCCAACGCTCCCGGCGTAGCCGCCACCCTCAAGGAACTAGTAGCCGCCGGCAAAAGTGCCGAAGAAATGGCCGCAGCCTTGAAGGCAAAAAACATCCAATTCAATGGCGGTGGCGCCACCCGCGCGGCTGAGCAAATTCCGCTGGATGTGCTGCCCAAAATCCACGCCCTCAAAGACGGCCAATCCACCGTGATCGAGGCACCCCAGGCCATCACCATGGTGCGGGTGGTTTCGTCCCAGCAGTCTGCAGTGCCTGAAGCCGCTGCACTCCCCCGCATTGAGCAGTTTCTTACCAACCAGCGCGCTGGCGAAGCTGTGGCCGCCAACCTCAAGCAACTGCGCAGCAATACCAAAATCAGCTACATGGGTGAGTTTGACAAAGCTGCAGCGCCCGCAACGGCCCCAGCACCCGCCGCTGCAACCGCACCTGCTGTGCCCGCAGAGCCCGTGCTGGCCCCCGCTGTGGATGACAAGGCCAAAGCCGTCATCGACAAGGGCATCTCCGGCCTGAAATAAGCCCCCACGGCCCTGTAAATCTGCCACCCGAGGTTTCCCCCACCATGAACAAGCTTTTACAACTCCTGAACGCCGGCCTGCTGGCCTTGGGTGCTCTCACGGCCCACGCGCAAGACGGCAAAGCCGACTACCCCTTGGGCGCGGGCGACACCATCCGGGTGCAAGTGTTCCAAAACCCTGACCTGACCATCGAGACCCGCGTGTCTGAGAGCGGCGTTATCACCTACCCGCTGATCGGCGCTGTTCCCTT from the Rhodoferax potami genome contains:
- the epsL gene encoding XrtB/PEP-CTERM-associated polysaccharide biosynthesis outer membrane protein EpsL yields the protein MRSHYLLLPASLALLGSAPVFSQQDPLTLSAGYSVQTDSNLFRLPSSANLQNTIGKSSAAETIGVTTVGLGFNTRQSLQTLALNLNLVDYSYQNFSYLSFTANNYNASWEWAITPKVTGKFSTDRKETLNSFTDSTNVKQRNLRLDTTTRFDASYALDGPWRLIAGASTTRQENQAGLVTGSDFTTNAIDGGVRYQFATGSSLSYLMRTNKGSYLNRAVPNTGAFDDQYTQLDNDLRLRWLMGTGSTVNANLTHINRTHPRYGQRDYNGFNFGAGVDWALTGKTSLSTSISHTLDAYAASNSNYSSTDKISVSAGWQISPKVGLRLKNDWAQRSYLGSPSTTASSNRQDITRDTTLSVNWQAHEQLALSASLQQSSRGVNQANLDYDSTMLFFTAQLTY
- a CDS encoding EpsD family peptidyl-prolyl cis-trans isomerase, which gives rise to MNTTRFTATVLAAAIALTLVACGDKKDTKVATQVAAKVGSEEISVHQINQVLSRTNTSGANPEQVQAMSREVLEKLIDQQLAVDQATENKLNRSPDVVSQIEAARRDILARAYIQQLSAGVAKPSPEDIKNYYTSNPQLFSERRIFNVQEIVAPNAPGVAATLKELVAAGKSAEEMAAALKAKNIQFNGGGATRAAEQIPLDVLPKIHALKDGQSTVIEAPQAITMVRVVSSQQSAVPEAAALPRIEQFLTNQRAGEAVAANLKQLRSNTKISYMGEFDKAAAPATAPAPAAATAPAVPAEPVLAPAVDDKAKAVIDKGISGLK